From Oenococcus sicerae, the proteins below share one genomic window:
- the cydD gene encoding thiol reductant ABC exporter subunit CydD, whose amino-acid sequence MIDKQIFKLQGVRQVFLQLIFVSLISGILSIIQTVFLTDALVKIWLQRNSSAWFLSVLFFLFAFTSRQLINYFRDQVTNRFSSTQTSTLKKMIDQKLYEQGPDLLNEKGSGSLLTLDYEGIDQVKTYLQNILSRSSDMFVIPWIILIYVIYENWFSGLILFLVFPLIIFFMAILGIAAQKKSDQQYTGFELLNNHFVDSIRGLETLKMLGVSQRYGRSVVSVSENYRRKTMRVLRVAFTSSFALDFFTTLSIAIEAVMLGIALINGKVALTAALSVLIISPDYFLPLRQFGEDYHANLNGKNALHRIFVLLAKPAPVVAEMNDFIWSDHTSLTIKNLNFTYENAANKALTNVNFKLTAFSKIGIIGSSGSGKTTLLNLLAGFLQADSSENPSFILNGQRINGLNAHAWQRQIGYIPQDPYIFSASIAENIAFYRPESSLAEIKKISERVGLTNFLDQLPDGLNTRIGEAQRGISGGQMQRIALARTLLDQKRKILLFDEPTAHLDIESEYALKQTIQPLMKDHLVIFATHRLHWLEQMDWILVLKDGRLVEQGSLTDLKNADGEFSKLLAKMASERQLHESKND is encoded by the coding sequence ATGATAGACAAACAAATTTTTAAATTGCAGGGAGTTCGTCAGGTTTTTTTGCAACTCATATTTGTTTCACTCATTTCTGGAATTTTGAGTATTATTCAAACTGTTTTTTTGACTGATGCCTTGGTCAAAATTTGGCTGCAAAGAAATAGTTCAGCATGGTTTTTATCTGTGCTGTTTTTTTTGTTTGCCTTTACATCTCGACAATTGATCAACTATTTTCGTGATCAAGTCACCAACCGTTTTTCTTCAACGCAAACTAGCACACTAAAGAAAATGATCGATCAAAAATTATATGAGCAGGGCCCTGATCTGCTGAATGAAAAAGGAAGCGGTAGCTTGCTCACACTTGATTATGAAGGTATCGATCAAGTCAAAACCTACTTACAAAATATCTTGAGCCGCAGCTCTGATATGTTTGTCATTCCTTGGATAATTTTGATTTATGTTATTTATGAAAACTGGTTCAGTGGACTGATCTTGTTTCTGGTCTTTCCATTAATTATTTTTTTCATGGCCATATTAGGAATTGCCGCTCAAAAAAAATCAGACCAGCAGTATACGGGTTTTGAATTATTAAATAATCATTTTGTTGACTCGATCAGAGGCTTGGAAACTTTGAAAATGCTGGGTGTTAGTCAGCGATATGGTCGAAGTGTTGTTTCTGTCAGTGAAAATTATCGAAGAAAAACCATGCGTGTTTTACGCGTTGCTTTCACATCTTCTTTTGCTTTGGATTTTTTTACAACTTTGTCGATCGCGATCGAGGCAGTCATGCTTGGAATTGCGCTAATTAACGGTAAGGTTGCCTTAACCGCTGCACTTTCAGTTTTGATTATTTCGCCGGATTATTTCCTGCCTCTTAGACAATTTGGTGAGGATTATCACGCGAATTTAAACGGTAAAAATGCCTTGCACCGGATCTTTGTGCTATTGGCCAAACCAGCCCCTGTTGTAGCTGAAATGAACGATTTTATTTGGTCGGATCATACTAGTTTGACCATTAAAAATTTAAATTTTACTTATGAAAACGCTGCAAATAAAGCTTTAACGAACGTCAATTTCAAGCTGACTGCCTTTTCAAAGATCGGAATTATCGGTAGTTCTGGTTCAGGGAAGACAACTTTACTAAATTTATTGGCTGGTTTTTTGCAAGCTGATTCATCTGAAAATCCATCCTTTATATTGAATGGTCAGAGAATTAATGGCTTAAATGCACATGCTTGGCAGCGTCAGATCGGTTATATCCCGCAGGATCCTTACATATTTTCAGCGTCGATCGCTGAAAATATTGCTTTTTATCGACCAGAAAGTTCTCTGGCAGAGATCAAAAAAATTTCTGAAAGAGTCGGCTTGACAAATTTTTTGGATCAATTGCCTGATGGTTTGAATACAAGGATCGGTGAAGCTCAAAGAGGCATTAGCGGTGGTCAAATGCAACGCATTGCACTTGCCAGAACTTTGCTGGATCAAAAGCGAAAAATTTTGCTGTTTGACGAACCTACGGCTCACTTGGATATTGAAAGCGAATATGCTTTAAAACAGACTATACAGCCTTTGATGAAAGACCATTTAGTTATTTTTGCGACTCATAGACTTCATTGGCTTGAGCAAATGGATTGGATCCTTGTTTTGAAGGATGGCCGGCTTGTTGAACAGGGAAGCCTGACTGATTTGAAAAATGCCGATGGCGAGTTTTCAAAGTTGTTGGCTAAAATGGCAAGTGAAAGGCAATTACATGAATCTAAAAATGATTAA
- the cydB gene encoding cytochrome d ubiquinol oxidase subunit II yields MTILQILWFVVIAVLFAGFLFFEGFDFGAGMATRLLANNDSERQTILRSIAPHWDGNEVWLITAGGAMFASFPLWYASLFSGYYILLFLTLIALIFRGVSFEFTAHAQNAFQRSLWLWTNFIGSVSAPFLLGMLLTSMMQGVPMDAQGNVWAGFFVVVNWLSVVGGLAVAYLSLIHGLHFISLKTKNSLHNRAINMADKLYWLVYPVLVIFALLAIFQTDFFTKHLMTSLFIVILLVLATLLGHLAIHYGHNAYAFSASGLSLILVIAFIFNGIFPRVMVSNNGKHDLLISTASASSLTLEIMTGVLAVLLPIVLIYSAWSYWIQRKKFVDIK; encoded by the coding sequence ATGACTATCTTACAGATTCTTTGGTTCGTTGTGATTGCCGTTCTATTTGCTGGTTTTCTCTTCTTTGAAGGCTTTGATTTTGGTGCTGGCATGGCAACGCGTCTTTTAGCTAATAATGATTCTGAACGACAAACGATTCTTAGATCGATCGCACCGCACTGGGACGGCAATGAAGTTTGGCTGATCACGGCTGGTGGCGCCATGTTCGCGTCGTTTCCGCTTTGGTACGCAAGTTTATTTTCTGGTTATTATATTCTGCTCTTCTTAACCTTGATCGCTTTGATTTTCCGCGGTGTTTCTTTTGAATTTACAGCTCATGCGCAAAATGCTTTTCAACGTTCTTTATGGTTATGGACTAATTTCATTGGTTCCGTCTCAGCGCCTTTTCTTTTGGGTATGCTGCTGACGAGCATGATGCAAGGTGTACCAATGGATGCACAAGGTAATGTTTGGGCTGGATTTTTCGTCGTCGTTAATTGGCTTTCAGTGGTTGGTGGACTGGCAGTAGCCTATTTATCACTGATCCATGGTTTGCATTTCATTAGTTTGAAGACCAAAAACAGTCTGCATAATCGAGCGATCAACATGGCTGATAAACTTTATTGGCTGGTTTATCCTGTTTTGGTTATTTTCGCCTTGCTAGCTATTTTTCAGACTGACTTTTTCACAAAACATTTAATGACAAGTTTATTCATTGTGATATTACTCGTTTTGGCTACACTTTTAGGTCATCTTGCGATTCATTATGGTCACAATGCTTACGCATTTTCAGCCAGCGGTTTGAGTTTGATTCTTGTTATTGCCTTTATTTTTAATGGTATTTTCCCCCGCGTCATGGTTTCAAATAATGGCAAACACGATCTTTTGATCAGCACGGCATCCGCATCATCTTTGACGCTTGAGATCATGACTGGCGTTTTGGCTGTATTGCTGCCGATAGTTCTGATCTACTCGGCTTGGAGTTACTGGATTCAAAGGAAAAAATTCGTTGATATTAAGTAA
- a CDS encoding cytochrome ubiquinol oxidase subunit I codes for MITLAMNVISLSRFQFAMTTLFHFLYVPLSIGFGLMVAIMETIYVKTKNPVYLKMTKFWSKIFLLSFAVGVVTGIIQEFQFGMNWSNYSRFMGDIFGAPLAIEALLAFFLESTMLGVWMFTWDRFKPAVHAIFMWLTWLGSALSALWILAANSFMQHPTGFMINTKTGHVKLTDFWSVISNEQLWYQFPHVIFGAFTTAAMVVAGMSAFGLIWKQNHEFHLKSLRLGLIVGLIFAVATIAAGDLQTRYIIKDQPMKFAATEGIYKNTTSPASWQAVALIDTKNEKVDQSIEVPYLLSLLSYHKLSGSVTGMTKVNKELHAKYDKKFGKNMNYYVPVKTLFWSFRIMAGGGSLIALVCVLGLFFSRKKKNTLLEKKWLLWVLALTTFLPFIVNSCGWLITELGRYPWVVYGLQTIADAVSPTSTVGGLLFTNIVYFLLFAALGAFMFYYARKTLKDGPDHLEKTEIYDDDSAVDPLDQEVFNK; via the coding sequence ATGATTACATTAGCAATGAACGTTATTTCACTTTCTCGTTTTCAATTCGCAATGACGACACTCTTTCATTTTCTTTATGTGCCTTTATCAATTGGCTTTGGCCTCATGGTTGCGATCATGGAGACGATTTATGTGAAGACGAAAAATCCAGTTTATTTAAAAATGACTAAGTTTTGGAGCAAAATTTTTCTCTTAAGCTTTGCAGTAGGTGTTGTTACTGGTATCATTCAAGAATTTCAGTTTGGTATGAATTGGTCTAATTATTCGCGTTTCATGGGTGATATCTTTGGCGCGCCACTCGCAATTGAAGCTTTGCTGGCATTCTTTTTGGAGTCAACGATGCTCGGTGTTTGGATGTTTACTTGGGATCGTTTTAAGCCAGCCGTTCATGCCATTTTTATGTGGCTAACTTGGTTGGGATCAGCTCTATCTGCGCTGTGGATCTTAGCAGCCAATAGTTTTATGCAGCACCCGACCGGTTTTATGATCAATACAAAGACCGGTCATGTGAAATTGACTGATTTTTGGTCGGTCATCAGCAATGAACAGCTTTGGTATCAATTTCCGCATGTTATTTTTGGTGCCTTTACCACAGCTGCAATGGTCGTTGCAGGCATGTCCGCTTTTGGCTTGATTTGGAAACAAAATCATGAATTTCATTTAAAATCTTTGCGTTTAGGCCTGATCGTCGGTCTAATATTCGCTGTAGCTACGATTGCAGCCGGTGATTTGCAAACACGTTATATTATTAAAGACCAGCCAATGAAGTTTGCTGCTACCGAAGGTATTTATAAAAACACTACTAGTCCAGCGTCTTGGCAGGCTGTTGCTTTGATTGATACAAAAAATGAGAAAGTGGATCAGTCGATCGAAGTTCCTTATCTATTGTCACTGCTTTCTTATCATAAGCTTTCCGGTTCTGTGACTGGAATGACTAAAGTTAATAAAGAATTACATGCTAAATACGATAAGAAATTTGGTAAAAATATGAATTATTATGTACCAGTTAAAACACTTTTTTGGAGTTTCCGTATTATGGCTGGCGGTGGTTCATTGATTGCTTTAGTCTGTGTACTAGGCTTATTCTTCAGTCGCAAAAAGAAAAACACGTTACTCGAAAAAAAATGGCTGCTTTGGGTATTGGCATTGACGACCTTTTTGCCATTCATTGTCAATAGTTGCGGCTGGCTGATCACTGAATTGGGCCGTTATCCATGGGTCGTTTACGGCTTGCAAACGATTGCAGATGCAGTTTCACCGACATCAACGGTAGGTGGCCTATTGTTTACAAATATCGTGTACTTCTTATTATTTGCTGCTTTAGGTGCTTTTATGTTCTATTATGCAAGAAAGACCTTAAAAGATGGCCCTGATCATTTAGAGAAAACAGAAATATACGACGATGATTCAGCGGTCGATCCCCTGGATCAGGAGGTATTTAACAAATGA
- a CDS encoding NAD(P)/FAD-dependent oxidoreductase, giving the protein MKRIVVLGAGYAGLRAAKELVNLKAEAEIILINKNDYHYESTQLHEVAVGTKNPNDITFKIRDIISPKIKFIQDEVTKIDRSHKKVVLKNSEAVSYDFLVNALGFESETFGIKGAEEFGLAIVDVKSALIAKKHLEDTLARYASSQDENDLHIIVCGAGFTSIEYLGELVHRLPELIKRFDLPKDKIKIYCIEAGSKVLPMLDDHLAEYAVNYLKSHGVELYTATKITELTKNSVISDDKVYEANTIIWTVGVKGSHVMAESGYDQKRNRLLVNTDLSSPDDPNEFVIGDVSAVPGPSGRPYPTTGQISIAQADAAAENIIAKLKGQATKSFSYKSLGTVCSLGPSNGVAELSMMGHWKVKGHLAAPLKRIVNDRSVLELSNFTTMLSSK; this is encoded by the coding sequence ATGAAACGAATTGTCGTATTAGGCGCTGGATATGCCGGCTTAAGAGCTGCAAAAGAACTGGTCAATTTAAAAGCAGAAGCTGAAATCATTTTGATCAATAAAAATGACTATCATTATGAATCTACCCAGCTCCATGAAGTGGCAGTGGGCACGAAAAATCCAAATGATATTACTTTTAAGATCCGTGATATTATTAGTCCGAAAATCAAATTCATTCAGGACGAAGTCACAAAGATTGATCGCAGCCATAAAAAAGTGGTACTTAAAAATAGTGAGGCAGTTTCTTATGACTTTTTGGTCAACGCCTTAGGATTTGAGTCAGAAACATTCGGTATCAAAGGGGCAGAAGAATTCGGCTTGGCGATCGTAGATGTCAAATCAGCGCTGATAGCCAAGAAACATTTAGAAGATACTTTAGCCAGATATGCCAGCAGCCAAGATGAAAATGATCTGCATATTATTGTGTGCGGGGCTGGTTTTACTTCAATTGAATATTTAGGCGAATTAGTTCATCGGCTTCCGGAATTAATCAAGCGTTTCGATTTGCCAAAAGATAAGATCAAAATTTACTGCATCGAAGCAGGCTCTAAAGTACTGCCGATGTTGGATGACCATTTGGCTGAATATGCAGTTAATTATTTAAAATCTCATGGTGTTGAGCTTTACACCGCGACCAAAATCACAGAGTTGACAAAAAATAGTGTGATTAGTGACGATAAGGTTTATGAAGCTAATACGATTATATGGACTGTCGGTGTTAAAGGCAGTCACGTCATGGCTGAGTCTGGGTATGACCAAAAAAGGAATCGTTTGCTTGTAAATACTGATTTATCATCACCAGACGATCCCAATGAATTTGTGATTGGTGATGTTTCAGCTGTTCCTGGTCCTAGCGGCCGTCCTTATCCGACTACTGGACAAATTTCTATCGCGCAAGCCGATGCAGCTGCTGAAAATATTATTGCTAAATTAAAGGGACAAGCTACGAAGTCTTTTAGCTATAAGAGCTTGGGAACGGTTTGCTCTTTAGGCCCTAGTAATGGCGTTGCTGAATTATCAATGATGGGCCACTGGAAAGTCAAGGGACATTTGGCAGCACCATTAAAACGGATCGTCAATGATCGTTCCGTTTTGGAACTGTCGAATTTTACAACGATGCTTAGCAGCAAGTAA
- a CDS encoding toxin-antitoxin system HicB family antitoxin, whose product MMSEKKSGNIALRIDPELHEKITRLAAADNRSVNSYITKILENDVKENSFEDRQFVGTMIPGKKINDKNGLVDVSGIYYRYLIEENQKVDKTANYVILGATGNVLTLRKLEMAN is encoded by the coding sequence ATGATGAGTGAAAAAAAATCAGGCAATATTGCTTTGAGAATTGATCCAGAATTACATGAAAAAATTACCCGTTTAGCTGCTGCTGACAATCGGAGCGTTAATTCTTACATTACGAAAATTCTCGAAAATGATGTCAAAGAAAATTCATTTGAAGATCGCCAATTTGTTGGCACGATGATACCCGGCAAAAAAATCAACGATAAAAATGGTCTCGTTGATGTTTCGGGTATTTACTATCGCTATCTAATTGAAGAAAATCAAAAAGTTGATAAAACAGCAAATTACGTCATTCTTGGTGCCACTGGCAATGTCTTAACACTAAGAAAATTAGAGATGGCCAATTAG
- a CDS encoding SPFH domain-containing protein, giving the protein MLFFKIVPQNNKGLVETLGKYRKSVDPGIHFYTPFIQGIKRVNLAMNPLKLPNYSVITKDNADVSASVTLNYHVTDAVKYEYENTDSVESMAQLVRGHLRDIIGRLDLNEALGATARINQELATAIGDLTNTYGINVDRINIDELTPSRAIQEAMDKQLTADRERVATIAQAEGEAMSIQLTTKAKNDAIMATAKAEADATKTRADAEKYRIDTVQNGLKEADDKYFQNQSINAFSDLAKSDTNTIVVSNDQIGTFGQLPVVGKLLAKGAKTTK; this is encoded by the coding sequence ATGTTATTTTTTAAAATAGTTCCGCAAAACAATAAAGGACTAGTTGAAACGCTAGGCAAATACCGTAAAAGTGTCGATCCAGGAATCCACTTTTATACCCCTTTTATTCAAGGGATCAAACGAGTTAATTTGGCAATGAATCCTTTAAAATTACCAAATTATTCTGTTATCACGAAAGATAACGCCGATGTCTCGGCCAGTGTCACTTTAAATTATCACGTGACTGATGCAGTGAAATACGAATATGAAAATACCGATTCAGTCGAGTCGATGGCTCAACTGGTTCGTGGGCATTTGCGTGATATTATTGGTCGTCTGGACTTAAATGAAGCATTGGGTGCGACGGCACGAATTAATCAAGAATTGGCTACGGCAATTGGTGATTTGACGAACACATACGGTATCAATGTCGATCGAATCAATATTGATGAGTTGACACCATCTCGTGCCATTCAAGAAGCTATGGACAAACAGTTGACAGCTGATCGTGAACGTGTGGCCACGATCGCCCAAGCCGAAGGCGAAGCTATGTCGATCCAATTAACAACTAAAGCAAAAAATGATGCGATCATGGCAACAGCTAAAGCTGAGGCCGATGCTACAAAGACACGTGCAGATGCCGAAAAATATCGAATCGATACAGTCCAAAATGGTCTCAAAGAGGCTGACGATAAATATTTCCAAAATCAGAGTATCAATGCCTTTTCCGACCTAGCTAAATCGGATACAAACACAATTGTCGTATCAAATGACCAAATCGGAACATTCGGGCAATTACCAGTAGTTGGCAAATTATTAGCAAAAGGTGCTAAAACAACAAAATAA
- the pepV gene encoding dipeptidase PepV: MWRLAMSDEIAIKTNREQWLRDFKELLAVNSVRDNDHADIRQPYGPGPKAALDKLLSFATRDGFQKIGIIDNRAGYIEIGPSNAEKTVGILIHVDVVPVDQELWHYEPFAGTVVGNRLYGRGSDDMKGSDMLSYYTLKLLKDQAATFKNKVRLIIGSDEENDWQDMAAYFAAEGRPELGFSPDGDFIVENAEKGIAHLDLLSNADIDDPSKTQLISFHAGKASNIVPGVAKAFIKNADFKQSYQLFQSFLQVTDLTGELKAADDGLQITLNGFSTHGSTPDEGKNAATYLAVFLLNFDFDENATHWLTFLAKILHNDYFAEQLGIGVTTKEMGKTTLNAGILDWQINQTAKINLNLRYPIGFDEHQAASMIEKRFPWITVNVQDDGLKPHLVSAQDPVVSQLLLIYKQVMGQATHLNVSAGASFGRLMPRGVCFGTRFIGQESTAHQIDEYFHLDNYEPAMKILIKSIQALANLD; this comes from the coding sequence ATGTGGAGGCTGGCAATGTCTGATGAAATAGCTATAAAAACAAATCGTGAACAGTGGTTACGAGATTTTAAAGAATTATTGGCTGTAAATTCTGTTAGGGACAATGACCATGCTGATATCCGGCAGCCTTATGGACCGGGACCCAAAGCAGCATTGGATAAACTATTGTCCTTCGCAACAAGGGATGGTTTTCAAAAAATCGGCATCATTGACAATCGTGCTGGCTATATTGAAATCGGCCCTAGCAATGCTGAAAAAACAGTTGGCATTTTGATTCATGTCGATGTTGTGCCCGTTGATCAGGAATTATGGCACTACGAACCTTTTGCTGGTACAGTTGTCGGCAATCGTCTGTATGGCCGAGGGTCTGACGATATGAAAGGGTCGGATATGCTGAGTTATTACACATTAAAACTCTTAAAGGATCAAGCGGCGACCTTTAAAAATAAGGTTCGATTAATCATTGGTAGCGATGAAGAGAATGATTGGCAGGATATGGCCGCTTATTTTGCCGCCGAGGGCCGACCAGAATTAGGTTTTTCACCTGATGGTGATTTCATCGTTGAAAATGCTGAAAAGGGTATTGCACATTTAGACCTATTGTCTAATGCTGATATTGATGACCCTAGTAAGACTCAATTGATCTCTTTTCATGCCGGCAAAGCCTCCAATATCGTACCAGGAGTTGCTAAAGCTTTTATCAAAAATGCTGATTTTAAACAAAGTTATCAATTATTCCAATCGTTTTTACAAGTAACAGACTTAACCGGTGAGTTAAAGGCGGCCGATGATGGTTTACAAATCACATTAAACGGTTTTTCAACCCATGGCTCGACCCCTGATGAGGGCAAAAATGCCGCTACTTATTTGGCTGTTTTTTTATTGAATTTTGATTTTGATGAAAATGCAACTCACTGGTTAACCTTTCTCGCTAAAATACTTCACAATGATTATTTTGCTGAGCAGTTAGGTATTGGTGTCACAACAAAAGAAATGGGTAAGACAACTCTGAATGCCGGTATCCTTGATTGGCAGATAAACCAGACTGCTAAAATAAACCTGAATTTACGTTATCCAATTGGTTTTGACGAACATCAAGCAGCAAGTATGATTGAAAAACGTTTTCCTTGGATAACTGTCAATGTTCAAGATGATGGTTTGAAGCCGCATCTTGTTTCAGCTCAAGACCCGGTGGTCAGTCAGCTGTTGTTGATTTACAAACAAGTGATGGGTCAAGCGACTCATTTAAATGTTTCGGCTGGTGCCTCTTTTGGCCGTTTGATGCCGCGTGGTGTTTGTTTTGGGACCCGCTTTATTGGTCAAGAATCTACTGCTCACCAAATTGATGAATATTTTCATTTGGATAATTATGAACCGGCTATGAAAATTTTAATCAAGTCCATTCAAGCTCTCGCCAATTTGGATTAA
- a CDS encoding proline iminopeptidase-family hydrolase: MKHKTQILHLKNGYDLWGVRYGDAKAPIKILALHGGPGDDADEFITWADQLEQFANMNAEIFVYEQLGSFHSESPDFSKTENIDKYLTIDYYVNEVEEVRQLFGLDHFYLLGHSWGGLLTYEYMLRADYRSHLKAGIVFSMNDNIQDYVKQINQELLEMFGSDEFNYMKKIEAAGNFSGSHYHENLIKLYRAHLNRDPNYNPDAGMAMMAEAVYNHFQGNNEFVVTGAMKGWQVSDRLNEIDIPVLETVGEFDTMSVASMQRSVRILTRGHFAMTKNGGHSHAQDHPEAFFKHLSAFISDVEAGNV; encoded by the coding sequence ATGAAACATAAAACACAAATTTTACATTTAAAAAACGGCTATGACCTGTGGGGGGTGCGTTATGGCGATGCCAAAGCACCGATCAAGATTCTAGCGCTGCACGGTGGTCCTGGTGATGATGCTGATGAATTTATAACCTGGGCCGATCAGCTAGAACAATTCGCAAACATGAATGCGGAAATTTTTGTTTATGAACAATTGGGTTCTTTCCATAGCGAATCGCCTGATTTTTCGAAGACTGAAAACATAGATAAATATTTAACGATTGACTATTATGTTAATGAAGTTGAGGAAGTGCGACAACTATTTGGTCTGGATCATTTTTATTTATTAGGTCATTCTTGGGGTGGCCTTTTGACTTATGAATATATGTTGCGTGCCGACTATCGCAGTCATTTGAAGGCTGGTATCGTTTTTTCAATGAACGATAATATTCAAGATTATGTGAAACAGATCAATCAAGAACTATTGGAAATGTTTGGCAGCGATGAATTCAATTATATGAAAAAAATTGAAGCTGCTGGTAACTTTTCTGGTTCTCATTATCATGAAAATCTCATCAAATTGTACCGTGCGCATTTAAATCGCGATCCAAATTACAATCCTGATGCTGGCATGGCTATGATGGCCGAAGCTGTTTATAATCATTTTCAAGGCAACAATGAGTTCGTTGTGACAGGTGCGATGAAAGGCTGGCAGGTTTCTGATCGTTTGAATGAAATTGATATTCCTGTCCTTGAAACGGTTGGCGAATTTGACACCATGTCAGTCGCTTCGATGCAAAGATCAGTTCGAATCCTGACTCGCGGGCATTTTGCGATGACTAAAAATGGTGGCCACTCGCATGCTCAAGATCACCCTGAAGCTTTTTTTAAACATTTATCTGCTTTTATTTCTGATGTGGAGGCTGGCAATGTCTGA
- a CDS encoding M15 family metallopeptidase: MAKIKQTLPNDAYLDNPLLKLVNRKHKLRSEIAFRKFKIGRESFDVSILENLLAFLAAAEKKMFKLTLVSGYRSIAQQQKLFDNSLTVYTKQGFSDRDAVKQVLAYLQAPGASEHHTGLAVDIIDSSFLKEKGDLYPEADQLPSQQWLISNAPKFGFILRFPKGKEAFTGVKYESWHFRYVGRENAQFISGQRLSLEEYIDLLKKEQRDKLFIQTQYNE, from the coding sequence ATGGCAAAAATAAAACAAACACTTCCAAATGATGCCTACTTAGACAATCCTTTGTTAAAATTGGTGAATCGTAAGCATAAATTGCGTTCCGAAATTGCTTTTAGAAAATTTAAAATTGGTCGCGAATCCTTTGATGTTAGTATTTTGGAAAACTTATTGGCTTTTTTAGCGGCCGCTGAAAAAAAGATGTTTAAGCTAACCTTGGTATCAGGCTACCGTTCTATCGCACAGCAGCAAAAACTGTTCGATAATTCGCTGACAGTATATACAAAACAAGGTTTTTCAGATCGGGATGCAGTCAAACAAGTTTTAGCTTATTTGCAGGCACCTGGAGCTTCAGAACACCATACCGGTCTAGCAGTCGACATCATCGATAGCAGTTTTCTAAAAGAAAAAGGAGATTTATATCCCGAAGCTGATCAATTGCCTTCACAGCAATGGCTGATTAGTAATGCACCAAAGTTCGGTTTTATTTTGCGTTTTCCAAAGGGCAAAGAGGCTTTTACTGGCGTGAAATATGAGTCTTGGCATTTTCGTTACGTTGGTCGAGAGAATGCACAATTTATTAGTGGTCAACGACTTTCTTTAGAGGAATATATTGATTTATTAAAAAAGGAGCAACGGGACAAGCTATTTATTCAGACCCAGTATAACGAATGA
- a CDS encoding serine hydrolase — protein sequence MTEFQIAAESGLCAELNGRILAEKKSTELLATGQLDKFVILYESLAAIRSHDLAFNAPIIVSDAAHSFSEKDPSAKIKLSTGELLSVKQAIEILMILSDKTAAFLLINTVFGNDHNWRCETSHFFEQLKIKDDFFTVSDQNDDDQLIQDSHMTARSLLKILNKLFNDFPEMLELAKQPELVFQSDRQAIKIKNPNVFLNDADLVTISIANGAKEDDLVAFFKMNQKQYLLELLGLESSQLRDRDTRYTQTKELFSQVRDQLWQK from the coding sequence ATGACTGAGTTTCAAATTGCTGCTGAATCCGGCTTGTGTGCTGAATTGAATGGCAGAATTCTTGCTGAAAAAAAGTCTACAGAACTGCTGGCGACCGGTCAGTTAGATAAATTTGTTATTTTGTATGAAAGTTTAGCTGCCATTAGAAGCCATGATCTGGCGTTTAATGCACCGATCATTGTGAGCGATGCTGCTCATTCTTTTTCGGAAAAGGACCCGTCAGCAAAAATAAAGTTATCGACAGGAGAATTGCTATCAGTCAAACAAGCAATTGAGATTTTGATGATCCTTTCTGATAAAACAGCTGCCTTTTTACTGATTAATACAGTTTTCGGCAATGATCATAATTGGCGTTGCGAAACAAGTCATTTTTTCGAGCAATTAAAAATTAAAGATGATTTTTTTACTGTTTCGGATCAAAATGATGATGATCAACTCATACAAGACAGCCACATGACTGCCAGATCCTTGTTAAAAATCCTGAATAAATTATTTAACGATTTTCCAGAAATGCTTGAGTTAGCCAAACAACCGGAGCTTGTTTTCCAATCAGATCGACAAGCCATTAAAATTAAAAATCCGAATGTTTTTTTAAATGATGCTGATTTAGTCACGATCTCGATTGCAAACGGCGCTAAAGAAGACGATCTAGTTGCTTTTTTTAAAATGAATCAGAAACAATATTTATTAGAATTGCTAGGGCTAGAAAGTTCGCAGTTGCGCGACCGAGATACGCGTTATACTCAGACGAAGGAGCTATTTTCACAAGTGAGAGATCAATTATGGCAAAAATAA